Genomic window (Alteromonas pelagimontana):
CGGTATCCATTTCTATGACTTTTCCCTCGATTATTGCATCGCAGGCTGAACCGATTGGTACTATTTTGCTGGCATAACCATGAAGAACATGGCTAAGTGTATTTGCCGTTCCCAACGGAATGAGGCCCAATATTGCATTGGTATCAACACATGCCGCAGCGACTTCCGTAATGGTGCCATCACCTCCGCACGCTACAACGACCTCGGCTCCTGCCTTTATTGCTTTACGGGCTAGATGAGTGCCATCAAGAGATTCTGTAGTCTCGTGTACAGTTACCCGATAGTGGGGATTTAGCTGTGCAAGTATATCGTCTTTTTCTTCCAGCCATTTTCCCCCGCCAGCCACCGGGTTAGCTATTAATGCCAGGGAACGGGTAAATTTAAGTCTGCCGCCTTGTTTAATTTTAGATAGCGACCGCAGCTGGCGCTTATTCAACCGTGCTGTGGCGCGAATGGATTGAATTTTGTTAAGAGCATCAAGCACAGAAAGCGTGTTATCTCGGGCAAGCAGGTAAGCGGCCATGGTGAGGACTGATCTGCCTCTTCCTAGCGCACAATGCACGACCACCTTTTTCCCATCTCGAATCTGCTGGTCAATCCAGTTCAATGCGGTATTGAGCTGTTCACCAGTTGGACTAGTGTGATCGAGTACCGGAATATTTAGATATGCACAATCCCATTGATAGGCGGTCCAGTCCAGGCCGTCGAATTCAGCTGTGACATCAAGTATGGCGTTAACCCCATATTCATGGAGAGTTTCCACATCTTTGCCGAAGAGGCGGCAGGCGAGAAAAAGATTTTCATCTATTTGCTGTATAGCCGGGACTTTGTCGTTTCTTCTGGCCCACGAATTATATGCGTCTGTTCCCAATAAAAAAGGAATAAATAACCAACGCACGTATATGGGTATAGATCCGTCCTCACGTTTACGAAACATCGAAGGGTACTTAAGTAAGTATGCGGTGCTTACTGCTGCTAAAGAAAAGCAAATCCATAAAAATAAAATCTGTACTGGCCAAAAAGGGATAAACCAAGCTAATAACGCTGCAGCAATTGCACCTAGCACGTAGTACTTCACCATTTTCAAGCTGAATTCTCCTTGAAGCTTATTCCTTTCCCGACCGATTATGGAACTTCAGACATATTGCCCATACTAAGAGGGAATTATTATGTTATAAACAGTTAAAACATCCCGTCATAATGCAGAATGTCTGCCATGTTGAACACAACCGGCGGAAAAATCGGAATTTTTTATGGTTTCCAGCAATTTGGATAATAGCTGTCATTTTTCCGTTTCAGTTGATGTGGATAATTGTTCTGCTGCTAGAGAGCTTCTTCATCTTCTCTAAAGAACGTAACACCGATTTTCACTGTGCAGTTGCAATTGGATTATTAGGTACTGTTAGTGACAGCCTTGGCTGTCGCCATCGGATTGTTTATTTTTCCTGATCATCCATCAGCTCCACTTGCTCCGGTATGATTGGTTTTTATATGGGCGGGATTTGGTGTAACAGTGCGCTACAGTTTGCATTATTTACAGGGTCGCTGGTTTCTCGCTGCTATATTGGGGGCATTAGCTGGGCCCTTAATTATTGGGCGGGGCTTCGCCTGGAGGCTGTGACTTTTGATTTAAGCCTGGTGCAATCGTTGGCTGTGCTGGCGATAATATGGATTGGTATTTTGCCTCTTACGCTTTTAATTGTAAAAAAGGTAGAACAGCCCGAAATATATAATGGCGGAGCTTGCGATAAATATTTGGCTACTGGTATGGCTCCTGTGGAAAATTATTCAAGTTTTCATCTTTCGTTGTTCTAAGATGGCTGGAGGTTGACATAATGACCCGAAAGGCTGCTACTTGCGGAAATTGCAAAGCGCTCAAATCAGAGCGCTTCAACTTTCTACAGCTTACTGAGCAGATTCCACTACTTTTCGACTGCGCTGGGAAAGCACATCAACAACTGCTTTAATGGACTGATGCTTCTTAAGGTTAACGATGACTGCGTAATGCTTTCTGCGAATGGCGTGTCTTACCGTATCAATAATTTCTGTTCTGTCGGGGCGAAGACCCATCAAACCCGCGACGAAAAGACCGATGAATATGCCTGGGCTAATAAGGGCAATAAATGTAAACATTGGATTATTCTGCGTGAGCTCAGGACCAAATTGAACGAGTAAAAAGGCAATGGTTAGTCCGACCGCCAATCCTACCGCTCCCAATATCAAATGGGAATTCCACATCATTCTACCAATACTTTCACTATCCCCTTCTAATTTTTCGCTAAAGTGACTATCAGTTGGATCGACAATAGTGATTTGATCGCGTCCAACTCCGGTATCGTGCTCCACGTCAGTCACAGACGCACGGGCTTCATCTGCTGTTTCAAATACTGCAGCAACCTGAATGTGTTGAGGGCTCAAAAATGCTGCCCGAATATTTTCATGATTAGCTGGACTGTTCATACTTCCTCCACACTGTGACTAAACATCAATCCATTTTTTTGCCAAATCCCGTAACTCTACTGGAATACCTGGCTGGAGCATTACGCTCGAATTCCTTCAGGATTAGGAAAGTAGCCTTACGTTCCTTTTCCATTCTCTAAAATGATGATACAAGATTTGTACCGACGGCTATAAGTAGTTGAAAGGTAAAGGACTGTTCAGTCACAAATGCTTGGAACACTTGAAAATCTTGCTGAAACAGGAACTTTTTGCGGGAACAAATGAAAATTTTTCTGATTATTCAAGATTCCGCTTTAGCTAACTGAGCAGGATTCACCTGCCTGCAAAAGAATTTTCGGGTACTTACCTGATACTTGGTTAGTTGGTCTTAAGATTGCACTACCAACTGCCAGAGAACAATGCGGGCACCTGGTCGAGCCCTGAAATTTCGCCTAAAGGGGTGCAAAATGTTGACGCATTGAATATGAATCATCGAGGTAGCAGTAATGGAAAGTGCAATGTTAGATATTCGGCGTAGACGTCGTGGAAAAGGGTTTGAGTTTTTTTACTCATCCGGGCGGAAGGTACAAAGCCAAAGAGTGCTCCAGCGAATTCAAAAGTTGGTTATCCCTCCTAATTGGTGTGACGTACGTATTAATCAACAAGCTACTGCTAACCTGCAAGTTACCGGCATAGATGCTAAGGGGCGAAAGCAATACATCTATCATCCTAATTGGCACAAGGCTCAACAAAGCGCAAAATTTGCCCGGCTAAGTGAATTTGGCGCGGCCCTGCCGGCGTTTAGAAAGTTTTGCTGGTCTCATGTAGATGATCTTCATTGGACCCGCGATCGCACTCTTGCCCTTGTTTGCCTTATCCTCGATCACACAGGTCTACGCGCGGGAAATAAACAGTATACCGTTAGTAACAACACCTACGGCCTTACTACGTTAAGACGTAAACATATTCTTCAAGATGATAACACCGTTAAACTTTCCTTCATTGGAAAGCACAACAAGCCGCGAGAGGTCCAGATTGAAGATCCAAAACTGGCAGACCTTGTTGCTGAAAGTGCTGAAGAGCGTGGTTATGCACTGTTTCGGTATGAGGATAGCCAAGGAAAATGGCATGATGTGGACAGTCACGATGTTAACGCCTTTATCCACGAAAATATGGGAGACGGATTTTCCTGCAAAGATTTTCGCACCTGGGGAGCGAGTCGTTTTGCATTAATGAGTTTGCCCCAGGTCGAACGCGCAGTCCTGGAAAATCCTCGCCGTGGCTGGTCTACCACATTGGTTAAGCACGTCGCGTCAATGTTGGGAAATACGCCAGCAGTTTGTCGCCAATATTACCTTCACCCGAAATTATTTCAGGTTGTTGATACCGCCTCTAAGCGAGAACTGACGATGGAAGAAATCAAAAAAATTATTCCGGAAGATCAGTTGAACGATGAAGTAATCGTCGCGACAGAGAAACTTCTCAATGGAATAATAGCTGCTTGAGACAAACTCTCCCCATAAATTAACCGAACCCGTAAATTAAATGAGTAAATCATGTTTTGTTGAGGTATTTTATTCAAAGTTAATTTATAAAGGATATTGAATTAAACCATAATTATAATCTATAACAATGACTTATATATTTTATTGAGAGACATTGTAGACTTTTGTTAATCGTGGAAGTACTTACCTACGAAACCGACAATAACCTGATTTTATCCTCTACAGCTTGCAAAGCAGTGCTCAAACTTGATATAGTTAGAGCTCAAACTAATTGGCACATCCATCTAGTGACGCATGGCCGAAAATGATTAGGCGGCAATGTGAGAGACTTTCGTCCGTTTATTTACCAAATTTCAAAAGGTTGAATAGATTTGACTACTCTTAGAAATAGAAAAGATTGTTATTGAGCGGCGCGGCTTATTCTGAGGTGGGGTTACATTAAGGTGGCGGTTAGTTTAGCTACGGCGATGAGTGCAGAAGTGTCGTTAGTCAACGAAAAATTACGAAGTGCTGAGTGTCTTCGGGGTTGGCGGGTAATAAGTAAATATCGCTTTATTGGCTAACGCGCTCTTGAATACTTAATTGTTGGTAGCATAACAATTAGACATCTACACTATGTCTATTGATTTTGGGTAGTGCTGGGTTAACGAAGGATTAGTGATTTACTCTCGTTTTTCGTAAATGGAACGAATTTAGTCCTGCTTTTGCTGTGCGTACCGTGGAAGGTAGGAGCACTTTTTAGGCTTAGTTTTCACGCAGGTGATGCGCTTAGTTGTCTTCAGTAAAGTAAGAATTCGCAGAATAAATGGTTTGAGGTGATTAAATATGAGTCGTTCAAATTGGAAACGTATCGTAATTAAGGTTGGGAGTGCATTAATTTCTCCGAATAAAAAGGGGTGCAGCAGCCACTATTTGTTGAGTATTGCGCAATTTATTGTGAAGTGTAGGGCTGCTGGTACCCAGGTGGTGCTGGTTTCTTCCGGTTCCGTTGCGGCAGGATCTCAGTTGTTTCCTGAGCAGGAAAAAACAGATATCGCGGTTAAAAAGGCAATGGCGGCAGCCGGACAGACAGAAATGATGTCAACATGGGATCGGTTGTTCGATTTCCCTTCTGCGCAAATTTTGTTGACCCACGGCGATTTGCGGGACAGGGAGCGGTATGTCAGTATTCGCGAGACCATATTTTGTCTGCTGGACAACGGCGTTTTACCTATCGTAAATGAGAACGATACGGTAACGACTGATAAGCTTAAAGTTGGAGATAACGATAATCTGTCAGCAATGGTGGCAGCGGCTGCTGATGCAGATGCGCTGATAATCTGTTCGGATATCGATGGGTTGTACAATAAAAATCCTCATGAACATGATGATGCAAAATTATTGTCGTGGGTGGAACATATTGATGAGAGTATCTATGCCATGGCTGGTGGCGCTGTGAAAGGCGGTGTAGGTACCGGCGGAATGCGAACGAAAATCGAGGCGGCCGAAAAAGCGGTTTCTCATGGCATAGATACATTCATCATTAACGGTTTTACCGAATTGTCATTCAATATGTTGCTTGAAGGCAAGAATCCGGGCACCCATTTTCAGGCGCACGAGACCCCTATGCAGGAGAATATTCACTGGATGCGGCACACCTCTAATGCGCAGGGTGAGGTTATCGTGGAAAGCAATTTCGCCGCGTCTTTAGAAAGTGACACAGATCAGTTAACGAGTAGTGAAATAATTGAAGTGAAAGGTGAGTTTTCCGTCGGCGATACGATTTTAGTGCGAAAAGATGATGGTACCAAGCTGGTAAAAGCGAAATCCAATTACAGCAGTTGTCTTTTAAACTTTATCGCCAAGCAAGATAACGAAGATTTTGCCACTGAGTTTGAACAAAAAACCGGTCCGATTATTTCAAATCAAAACATCGCAAATTTGGAGAAAGAATGAGCTTAATTTCAGAGTTAGCGAAAGAGACAAAAAAAGCTGCACAAACCTTAGCTGTCCTGGATGAAGCTAAAAAAAATGCAGTGTTAAAAGATATGGCAGCGGCGCTTCGGGCAAACAAAGAAAAAATAAAGCAAGTTAATGAAAAAGAAGTCGCTCGAGCGAAAGAAAACCAATTAGATTCTGCTATGGTAGATCGGTTGATTCTCAATGACGAACGCATAGAAAGTATGGCTGAAGGCATTGAAGTCATTGTCAGCCTTGATGATCCGGTGGGGCAGGAACGGGTAATAGGAACCCGCCCCAATGGTATCGAAATTAAAAAAATGCGTATTCCATTGGGGGTGGTGTGTATGATTTATGAAGCCCGCCCTAATGTGACCGCCGATGCAGGAGCACTATGCTTCAAATCGGGTAACGGAGTAATTTTACGTGGGGGCAAAGAAGCGCTCGATTCCAGCCTCTGTATCGCTGAGATTCTACAAGATGTTCTGGTAAAGCATGATCTGCCGAAAGCGTTGATTAACGTTGTACCTGATGCAGATCGCCAGCTTATGCAGGAGTTGATGGAGCAGCGAGATTATATTGACGTAATTATTCCACGTGGCGGCGAAGGGCTGATTAACTACGTGACAGATAACGCAAAAGTGCCTGTCATCCAGCATTTCAAAGGCGTATGTCATCTTTACGTTGATAAAGCCGCTGACTTGGACAAAGCGCTCAATTTGCTACTTAACGGAAAAACGCAAAGAACGGGTGTATGTAATGCACTGGAAGGATTAATTGTCCACCAGGCGGTAGCTGGAGATTTCCTTCCGCGAGTTGCGAAATCCTTAGCCGAACATGACGTAAAAATTCACGTCAATGACAAAGGTGCTGCTTATTTTGAGGGCGCAGATGTTATTAGTGAAGAAGGTTACGGTGAAGAGTATCTTGGCTTGGAAATCGCTATTCGTGTGGTGGAGGATATTGACGCCGCGTTCGAACATATTTTTCGGTTTGGCAGTCACCACACAGAGGTTATCTGTACTGAAGATAAAGAAGCAGCGGATCGTTTTCAGCGCACAGTCGATGCGTCAGTAGTGATGGTTAATGCTTCCTCACGTTTCTCAGATGGCAGTCAGTTAGGACTGGGAGCTGAGATAGGGATTGCAACCACCAAACTACACGCTTACGGCCCAATGGGACTGGAATCTTTAACGTCGGAAAAGTATCTGGTAAATGGTACTGGACAGGTAAGAGATTAACCGTATGGGATTGTCTCTTGGTTAGGCATTGGTCATAATGAAAGCACCGGGTTGGATAGAAACCCGGTGTTTTTTTATGTGGAGCGAAAAATTGAAGCCAGGGGCTAAGTGTTGAATATTGATGTAGATAATTGGTGGTTACAAATTGTTTATCTGACAGACACCTACAAGCTGTTTTCCTCCGCTATCATTGTAGTGCTGTTTTTGGCGGCAAAACGTCTTATCCTTAAGCTCATTAAAATGCGCAGTAAAAGAAAAGGTGAGGACAGACGCCATACCATAAATATTCTTGAACAGCTGGGAAACGCCTCTCTTCTTATTCTTCTCATGCTGCTCTGGGGCAATGAAATCCAGAGTTTGGCTATTTCCATCGCTGCTTTTATGGTAGCAATCGTACTTGCCACCCGGGAATTCATTCAGTGCTTCATGGGTTTCATCTACTATCTGGGAGCCAAGCCTTTTAGAGTCGGCGACTGGATTCAGATGAATAATATAGTGGGCGAAGTGGTTGAAATGGACTGGGCAAAAACTGCCTTGCTCGAAGTTGATCACGAATCATTTAGCTACACTGGAAAACATGTGTATGTTCCTAATAGTCAACTGGTCACCCAGACCGTTAAGAATCTCAACTTTTTACGAAGATATACGCTTCACTCATTTTCTATTATTAATGAACCCTCAGTAAATCCCTATTCTTTATTGCCCACCTTCATCGCAAAAGCAAAAGGCCATTGTGAATATTTTCGGGACGTTGCTGAACGCTATAAAGGGCTAATTGAGCGGCATATGGAAGTGGAATTTATTCAAATCGATCCTGATATTGCCGTGGAAACAAATCAGTTTGCAAAGCTGAAAGTCACGGTATCGCTTTTTTGTCCTACTGCAGAGGCACATGCATTACAGCAGAAAATCAGTGCCGACTGGATGGATCTTTGGCATTCGGCGTTACAAGGGCAAACGCTTGAAAAGCAGGCTTCCTCGCAGACGGTAGATAATAATTAACCCAACTCGAGATAAGCCGCGCCGCTCAATAACGATCTTTTTGCGCCTGGCATCGTTGCGCTTTTTAATCATAGCTGGCTATGACGTACGAAATCTTGCTTTGCTATGCGCAAAAATCTCGTCCTCGAGCCAATATTAACTTAAGAACAATCGACTTCTATATATAAGCTGCTGATTTAAAAGTATATTTAAGGTCTGTACGATACTTCTTATCTCGGGTTGGGCTTAAGCTGCCCCGACATATTTGTCGAATAAACCTGATGATAAATTTGTCATTGAGGTAAAAATCAGAACAAGAGCATGAATGAATAAACATTCTGCAACCTTAAAAAATGAGTAAATTTCTTATTCGAAACGCGGGAAAGTCATTCCTGATGGTTCTGCTGGAGCGTCCCCGTTCCACAAGTTCGGCTAAAAAAACGTCACCATTGTTTGAAAGTGGCCATCTCTCCCTGCGTTAACCACTGGCGATCCACTCGCGACGCTGGGTGAAGTGACTGGCAAGAAAATTCATTTGGTCTGCAAGAATACGGCGATTCATTAAATAAAAACGCTCGTAAATATTGGGTCTAAACGGTACGGCGAGCAGAGGCATACCTGCTTCTTCGGGCGTTTTAGCACCTTTCGCGTGGTTACATCGGGGACAGGCTGTTACCACATTAGTCCAACAGTCTTTCCCGCCTCGAGAGCGAGGAATAATGTGATCCCGAGTGAGTGTAGAAGGCGAAAAGGTTTGGCCGCAGTAGAGACAAAGATAATTGTCTCGCCGAAAAAGGTAACGATTAGTAAGGGCAACCTTGCCGCTGATATCAGTTACTTTACCATCACAGGCGATGATGGAAGAAAGGCGCAATCTACTCCTATTGCCAAGGCGATTCCAACCTCCCAGCATCGTATAGTGATCGGTACCCAGTTCAAACAGCACTTTATCTTGAGAGTAGAGCCGCGCTGCCTGCTCGACATGAATCCACTCCTGGGGCATACCTGCTTTATTAAGTCGTAAAACCAGCATGATAACTCCTTTGCGTTCATCTGCTAACAGCATACTCTTTTATATGTCATTTTGATGAAAAAATAGACTTATTTAAAAGCAAAATAAACCGAATAAAAAGTAAATTTAGCGGGTTTGTTTCAATGCTGTGCAATAGACGATACGGCAAATAGAAAAGTGGCTTTAAAAATAAGGTCGCAAATGAATGATAGATTACACCTCAGAGAGAGCGTAAACGGGATGGCGGGGCCGCTAGTAGAACAGTTGATTAACCGGTAATACTGCTATGATAATTTCGCTAAACCAGGATTTGTCAATGGAATTAGGTGCTATTCATAGCTATACTATGCGCCGCGTTCAAAAGCGAATATATATAGATGAATATTTAAAGGATAAATAGTGACTCCTATTACAAAATCTTTTCAGTACGGACAGCATACTGTCACATTAGAAACGGGTGTGATCGCTCGTCAGGCAACAGCTGCAGTTATGGCTAGTATGGATGATACGTCCGTGCTGGTAACTGTTGTAGGGAAAAAAGAAGCAAAAGCCGATCAAGACTTTTTCCCACTTACCGTGAATTATCAAGAGAAAGCCTATGCTGCGGGTAAAATTCCTGGCGGCTTCTTCAAACGTGAAGGGCGTCCTTCTGAAGGCGAAACCCTTACTGCGCGTTTAATCGACCGCCCGATTCGTCCCTTGTTTCCTGAAGGCTTCAAAAATGAAGTTCAGGTTGTGGTAACAGTGATGTCGGCGAATCCTGAAATTCCTACTGATGTCATTTCCATGATTGGTACATCAGCAGCATTGGCTATTTCTGGCATTCCTTTCAATGGCCCGATTGGTGCCGCTCGTGTGGGTTATTCCGCGGGTGAATATATTCTTAACACTCGTGCTTCTGAGCAAGAAAACAGCGACCTGGATCTGGTTGTTGCTGGAACTCAGGGCGCTGTGCTGATGGTAGAATCTGAAGCTAACGTACTGTCTGAAGATGTGATGCTTGGCGCAGTGATGTTTGGTCATGAACAACTGCAAACCGTTGTGTCGGCAGTCAACGAATTTGCCGCATCCGTGGGCACTGAACGTTGGGATTGGCAGCCAAAAGCAGAAAACACGGCGCTTAAATCGAAAATTAAGGCGTTAGCGGAAACTGGTATGACAGAAGCGTACCAGATTTCAGATAAGCTGGTTCGCAAAGATACCGTTACTGCAGTGACAGAAAAAGCGCTGGCCGATATTATCGCTGAAGATGAAGAGCAGGATAAAAAGGAAGTTTTAGATTTACTGCATGAATTGGAAAGCGACGTAGTTCGTTCTCGTATTCTCGCGGGTGAGCCAAGAATTGACGGCCGTGATCCGGCTATGATTCGTGCGCTAAATGTTGCTACTGGCATTTTACCACGTACCCATGGGTCTGCATTATTTACCCGGGGCGAAACGCAGGCGCTGGTTGCTGCTACCCTTGGAACAGAACGTGATGCTCAGATGATTGATGAGCTTGCTGGTAAGCGTGACAGCCGCTTTATGTTGCACTACAACTTCCCTCCATACTGTGTGGGAGAAACGGGTATGATTGGTTCGCCTAAGCGTCGCGAAATCGGTCACGGCCGTTTGGCGAAGCGTGGTATTCAAGCTGTTATGCCTGACGAAGCTGATTTTCCCTACGTGGTGCGTGTAGTATCAGAAATTACCGAATCTAACGGTTCATCGTCAATGGCTTCTGTGTGCGGTACATCTTTGGCATTAATGGATGCTGGTGTTCCTATTAAAGCCTCTGTTGCTGGTATTGCAATGGGTCTTGTTAAGAGCGACGATAATTTTGTGGTTCTTTCCGATATTCTGGGTGATGAAGATCATCTAGGAGACATGGACTTTAAAGTCGCGGGTACCACTAACGGTATTACTGCACTGCAAATGGATATCAAGATTGAAGGTATCACGCAGGAAATTATGCAGGTTGCTTTAAAGCAGGCGAAAGAAGCGCGGTTGCATATTCTGAAAGTGATGGATGAAGCTATCTCTGGCCACCGCGATGAACTGAGTGAATTCGCTCCTCGCATCTACACGATGAAGATTGATCAGGATAAAATCCGCGATGTTATCGGTAAAGGCGGCGCTATGATTCGCCAGATTACTGAAGAGTCAGAAACAAATATTGAAATTGAAGACGACGGTACAATCAAGATTTTTGCCACCGAACGTGCAAAAGCTGATATTGCGATCAAGAAGATTGAGCAAGTTACTGCAGAAATTGAAGTAGGCAAAACGTATAACGGTAAAGTGACGCGTATTGTTGACTTTGGTGCGTTTGTAGAAGTACTTCCGGGGAAAGAAGGCCTGGTTCATATTTCACAAATTGCCCATGAACGCGTCAATAAGACATCCGACTATTTATCTGAAGGACAAATGGTCGATGTTAAAGTTATGGAAATTGACCGTCAGAATCGGGTACGTCTCAGCATCAAAGAACTGCTAGAGAAACCTGCACCTAAAGAATCTAACGACGAATAATCGTTATTTTATAATTAAAGAGGGAGCATCGCGCTCCCTTTTTTGTATAGGAAATACGAATGAACAAACAAACTCAGACTGAAGTAGAAGCCGCTACTTTTCGCCGCTTACTTGAGCATTTAGACGCTAACAAAGATGTTCAGAACATTGATTTAATGATACTTGCCGATTTCTGCCGCAACTGTCTGGCAAAATGGTATACCACGGCCGCGACGGAAAGAGGAGTGGAGATAGATTATGAGCAAGCTCGGGAAGTTATTTATAAAATGCCTTATTCCGAATGGAAAGCTAATCATCAGGCGCCAGCATCCGAAGAACAACTGGCGGCTTTAGCAGCAAAGGCAAAATGATCTTTCGGTAACGGTCAGTTTTGTTACGACGCTATGGTTTAAGCCGAAATGCGTAAGGTAAAAGCTCACCCACAGTAACAGTTTTTGATTGTGCTCCCTGAGTGACAAGTATGACAGGTATCTCGTCATCAGCGAATTCTGCAATTTTTTGTCTACAGCCGCCACAGGGAAAACAATAGTCATTGTTTGGGCTGGCAATTAAAACAGCTTTAATGTTTTTACTGCCGTGAGAAACCATAGCACCGATAGCCGATGCCTCCGCACATTGTCCCTGCGGATAGGCTGCATTTTCTACGTTACAACCACTGTAAATCTGATTATCATGGGTAAGTATAGCTGCACCGACCTGGAAGCCGGAGTAGGGAGCGTGTGCATTTTTCTGCGCAACATGTGCGCGTTCTGTTAAGAGTTGTTCAATTTCAGTGTCCATACAAATACCTTATATCACCTCTTCGGGCTTTACTTTTACCAGTAAATGCGCGATCGTTGCGCCTATCACAACGGCTTGGAACGGCAGCGTTAGTAGCCGTTGGCGCAATTCTATTAATTATTGAGAGACCCCATTTTTAACATGCGTAAACTCTTTAGTCTCATCTTTTTTTCATTCTTTCTTTTCTTTTTAGCTGGATGTGCACAAACACGTGATGTTTCGCAGCGAACGGAGATGGGGAATCTTCTTCTTGCCGAGCCCGCGCCCGTTAATCCGCGTTCGCAAATGGCAATTGCTCGGTACAACCAAATTTTGGCAAGTGCCTCATTGCCTGATGAAGATCGTGCTGAACTGCATTATCAGCGTGGCATGCTTTATGACAGCGTTGGACTTGCCGGGCTTGCTCAGTTTGACTATGGTCAGGCACTGCAATTAAAGCCGGATATGGCTCCAGCTTTTAATTCCATCGGCATTCATTATATTCAGCAAATGGAGTTCATCCAGGCATACGAAGCTTTTGATTCCACGTTGGATATTAACCCTGACTATGACTTTGCTTATCTTAACCGAGGTATAGCAT
Coding sequences:
- the pnp gene encoding polyribonucleotide nucleotidyltransferase, which produces MTPITKSFQYGQHTVTLETGVIARQATAAVMASMDDTSVLVTVVGKKEAKADQDFFPLTVNYQEKAYAAGKIPGGFFKREGRPSEGETLTARLIDRPIRPLFPEGFKNEVQVVVTVMSANPEIPTDVISMIGTSAALAISGIPFNGPIGAARVGYSAGEYILNTRASEQENSDLDLVVAGTQGAVLMVESEANVLSEDVMLGAVMFGHEQLQTVVSAVNEFAASVGTERWDWQPKAENTALKSKIKALAETGMTEAYQISDKLVRKDTVTAVTEKALADIIAEDEEQDKKEVLDLLHELESDVVRSRILAGEPRIDGRDPAMIRALNVATGILPRTHGSALFTRGETQALVAATLGTERDAQMIDELAGKRDSRFMLHYNFPPYCVGETGMIGSPKRREIGHGRLAKRGIQAVMPDEADFPYVVRVVSEITESNGSSSMASVCGTSLALMDAGVPIKASVAGIAMGLVKSDDNFVVLSDILGDEDHLGDMDFKVAGTTNGITALQMDIKIEGITQEIMQVALKQAKEARLHILKVMDEAISGHRDELSEFAPRIYTMKIDQDKIRDVIGKGGAMIRQITEESETNIEIEDDGTIKIFATERAKADIAIKKIEQVTAEIEVGKTYNGKVTRIVDFGAFVEVLPGKEGLVHISQIAHERVNKTSDYLSEGQMVDVKVMEIDRQNRVRLSIKELLEKPAPKESNDE
- a CDS encoding DUF1244 domain-containing protein; the protein is MNKQTQTEVEAATFRRLLEHLDANKDVQNIDLMILADFCRNCLAKWYTTAATERGVEIDYEQAREVIYKMPYSEWKANHQAPASEEQLAALAAKAK
- the cdd gene encoding cytidine deaminase, with the translated sequence MDTEIEQLLTERAHVAQKNAHAPYSGFQVGAAILTHDNQIYSGCNVENAAYPQGQCAEASAIGAMVSHGSKNIKAVLIASPNNDYCFPCGGCRQKIAEFADDEIPVILVTQGAQSKTVTVGELLPYAFRLKP